The window AAAAAATTATCAGAAAGCGATTGACGGTTTATTGGAGTGTGAAAAATATTTCTTTACAAACAATAATGGCAGTAAAAGAAACCAGCATTATACTCTTTTGTATTTGGGAAAATCCTATGCCGGGCTTCAGGAAAAAGAAAAAGCCGTAAACTTTTTCCGGAAGATAGATTCCATGGTTCTTAAAACAAATTACATCTATCCTGAACTGAGAGATGTATACACCTATCTGATTGATTATTATAAAGAAAACAATGCTAAGGAAAAACAACTGTATTATGTAGAACGTTTTTTAAAGGTTGATCAGGTCCTGGATAGCCGGTTCAGGTATATTTCCAGAGAACTTCCGAGAAGGTATGATACTCCGGAACTACAGCAGGAGAAAGAAAATATCACCAATGAGCTTACAAAAAGGAAGAGCCTGTTTTATATCGTGTTGAGTCTTTTATTGGTATCACATCTTTTATTTATCAATGTTTATTTTAAATACAAAAAATCTGAAAAGAATTATAAAAAGATTGCCCAGGACCTGATTCAGTCTGTTAATGAAAACAGAGGAAGCAGGGAGTCTGAAATTAAAAAAGAGATTCTGCCTGAAACTCTTCCGGTAGAAAATACGGAAGACAGAACATCCAGAGCAATTTCTGAAGATATTGCCCAAACCATTTTAAAAGAACTTGACATCTTTGAAAGCAAAGACCAGTTTTTGAATAGAGGAATTACATTGGGAAGTCTTGCCAAAAAAATAAAAACAAACTCTAAATATCTGTCGGAAATTATCAATACTTACAAAGGGAAAAATTTTGCAACCTATCTTAATGATCTCCGTATTGACTATGCCATCAACAGATTGGCGAATGATAGAAAATTCAGGTCTTATAAAATTCCTTTTATTGCCGAAGAATTAGGATATAATAATGAGCAGGCTTTCACTTTAGCCTTCAAAAAACGAACTGGAACACCTCTTTCTGTCTATCTGAAAGAAATTGAAAACATGAGGGTGAGTTAAATATAACTGATTGATTTTCATTTTATTTAAGTTTATAAATTCATGATTTTAGGTATATAAATTTATGAATCTATGAACCATTCTCTTGTATCATTATTTTTCTTACTGCATCTTTGCTTCAGGTAAAAACACAATCATTTATTTTGTATGTGCACAATACAAGATATCAGTTCCAAACTGTTGATTCATTAAAAAGTAAAGTCCGGAACTGTATATTAAAAATGAGAAACAAAGCTGGTTAAAATCATAAATGAATATCAGTAAAAAATGAAACATAGTAATGAAGTAATTTGTTCAGAAATTTAGAAATATAAAAGAGTAGTGATCATTTAAAAAATCATAAAATAAGTAAAATAAATTCGCAGAATCCATCCACAGTGTTTAAAAGTATAGTATAGTTTAATAGATGGATTCATGACCTGTAGTTTACCATGAAATTATTGCCTAAAAACTAATAACCATTTCAATAAATTAAAACTAATTCCATGAAAACTCAGAATAAAGTAAAATTTATTCTTTCTAAAAGGTGATAGTGTAAGGGTATTCACTCCGGGGCAATGCGGATTTTATTGAAGTTCAGGACAATATTGAGTGGAAATGTAACCTGAAAATGAAGAAGAGTGGGAAGAAGAAAAAGGGTGATTTTCCTGAACTGAAAGTTTAAATACTTGTTAAATGATTTTAAGACAGCGCAATCATCAAGTTGCGCTGTTTTTTTGTAACTTTGCAGACATTAATTTTTATATAAAAAATTTATCATCAACAAATGAAAAAGCAAACGATCAAAGAAGTCCTAAAGGATTACAAGAAAGTATTACATCATGACATTACAGTTTACGGATGGGTAAGATCATTCCGTGCTAATCGCTTTATAGCGCTTAATGATGGTTCTACGATTAATAATTTGCAGATAGTTGTTGATTTCGAAAATTTTGATGAAGCTATTATCAAGAATATCAGTACAGCTTCTTCCCTTAAAGTAGTAGGAGAAGTGGTGGAAAGCCAGGGAGCAGGCCAATCTGTGGAAATTATCGCTAAAAAAATTATTGTTTTAGGAGATAACTTTACGGAAGAACTTCAGAGTACGATTCTTCAACCTAAAAAACACAGCCTTGAAAAGCTTCGTGAGCAGGCACATCTAAGATTCAGAACAAACCTTTTTGGAGCGGTGTTCAGAGTGCGCCATGCAGTAAGTTTTGCCGTTCACTCGTTCTTCAACCAGAATCAGTTTTTCTATATCAACACGCCGGTTATTACCGGAGCAGATGCAGAAGGAGCAGGTGAAATGTTTGGAGTAACGAACTTTGACCTGAACAACATGCCGAGAACTGAAGAAGGAGACATTGATTTTGCACAGGATTTCTTCGGTAAAAAAACAAACCTTACCGTTTCAGGACAGCTTGAAGGAGAAACTGCTGCCATGGGATTAGGAAGAATCTATACATTCGGACCTACTTTCCGTGCTGAAAACTCTAACACTACAAGACACCTTGCGGAGTTCTGGATGATTGAGCCGGAAGTTGCTTTCAACAACCTTGAAGACAATATCGATCTTGCGGAAGATTTCTTAAAATATGTAATCCAGTATGTATTGGATAACTGTAAAGATGATCTTGAGTTCTTAGACAACCGTTTTGCAGAAGAACAGAAGACAAAACCGGAAAAAGAAAGAGCAAAAGAAGGTCTTATCGAAAAACTTCAGAATGTAGTGGCTAAGCGTTTCAAGCGTGTAAGCTATACAGAAGCAATCGAAATCCTATTGAACTCGAAAGAAAACAAAAAAGGAAAATTTGCTTATCCGGTTGAAAAATGGGGAACAGACCTTCAGTCTGAGCATGAAAGATATCTTGTTGAAAAACATTTTGAAAGCCCGGTAGTATTATTTGACTATCCGAAAGAAATCAAAGCTTTCTATATGAAACTGAACGATGACAACAAAACTGTTGCAGCGATGGATGTTCTTTTCCCTGGTATCGGTGAGATTATCGGTGGATCTGAAAGAGAAGCAAGATTAGATGTTTTAAAACAGAAAATGGCAGATATGCATGTAGATGAACATGAACTTTGGTGGTATCTTGATACCAGAAAATTCGGTTCTGTGCCGCATGCAGGCTTTGGTTTAGGACTGGAAAGATTAGTTCTTTTCGTAACAGGAATGACGAACATCAGAGACGTAATTCCTTTCCCAAGAACGCCGAAAAGCGCTGAATTCTAGAACAATAAAAAAAAGCCTTAATCACAAGTTAAGGCTTTTTTTATTTTTCAATAGTTTATTAAGATGGGATGTATACTGCAAAAATCATGCTAAATACGTTTTTTATCAAATAAATTTATTAAATTCGTAGAATATGTTATGTTAAAACGCAAATAAGAATATGCTTAAACAACACTTACAACTCAAATTAGGACAAAAGCTGGCCCCTCAGCAAATCCAGTTGATGAAGCTTATTCAACTTCATACTCTGGAATTTGAAGAGGAGTTGGAGAGAGAGTTAGAAGAAAACCCGGCTTTGGAAATTGCGAAAGAAGATTCTAAGGAGGATGAATATTCTTCCCTGGAAGATGCTTATAAGGATGAGGGTACAGAAAGCATTGAAACAGATTTCGACGTCAATGAATATATCTATGACGATGAACCAAGCTATAAAACCGCATCCAGCAACTATTCTCCGGATGACGAAGAATTTGACAATGAAAGTCTTCTTACGGAAGGACAGTCCTTATACGACTATCTTACGGAACAGATTCATCTGGTGAATATCAGTGATGAAGATCTTAAGATTGCAGAATACCTTATCGGGAACTTAGATACAGATGGATATCTTAGAAGAGAAATCAAGTCTATTGTTGATGATCTGGCTTTCTCCCAAGGAATTTATACAACTAAAGAAAGAGTGGAGGATATCCTGGAGAACTATGTTCAGAAACTGGATCCGTCCGGAGTAGGAGCAAGAGGCCTGCAGGAATGTTTATTGCTGCAAATTGAAAAGAAAGTAAGCTCAGATAAAGCAGTTTCTTTAGCTGCCAATATCTTGAGACATCAGTTTGAAGCCTTGACGAATAAGCACTACAATAAGATCATTCAGAAATATGATATTGAGGAAGAAGATCTGAAAGATGCACTGGAAGAAATCTCAAAATTATCCCCGAAAGTAGGAGGGAACTTTGATACACAGACCATTACAATTAATCAGGAAATTATTCCGGATTTTGTGATTCAGGTAAAAGATGGATTGGTTATACCTATGCTCAACAGCAAAAATGCACCTACCTTAAGAGTTTCTGAAGAATATAAAGATATTCTTACTACTTATTCCCATGATAAGAATTCATCGGAACATAAACAGGCTGCATTATTTATCAAGCAGAAACTGGATGCTGCAAAATGGTATATTGATGCTATTAATCAGCGTCAGAATACCTTATTACAGACGATTACGGCGATTGTGAAATTCCAGAAGGATTATTTCATTACCGGAGATGAAAAATCTCTGAAACCAATGATCTTAAAGGATGTTGCAGATATTACAGGATTTGATATCTCTACCATTTCAAGAGTGGTAAAAAGTAAATATGCAGATACTCCTAACGGTATTGTATATCTTAAAGATTTGTTTTCAGACAGCTTAACGAATGATGACGGAGAAGAAGTTTCTACCAAAGAAATCAAAACCCATCTTCAGGAAGTAATCAGCAAAGAAAACAAAAGAAAGCCGCTTACAGATGATGCATTAGTGGTAATTCTAAAAGAACAGGGTTATAATATTGCCAGAAGAACGATTGCAAAATATCGTGAACAGCTCAATATTCCTGTAGCAAGATTAAGAAAAGAACTTTAAAATAAAAAAAGCATTTCAATTTTGAAATGCTTTTTTTTGTTTTTTATAGGTTTGAATGGATAAAAGTCATTTGTCAAATTACTCCTGTAAATGTAGAAAAGACTTTAATCCATGTCAAGGTTTTAAACCTTGATATGGATTATTCAATAACTTCATCATTTCACAATTTTGCATTTAATATCTTATCAGATCTGCTTTATATTCTCCAGTCCCAATTCCCTCATAGAGATTTCCCTCATTTCAACCTTTCTTATTTTGCCGGAAATGGTCATTGGGAATTCATCTACAAACTTCCAGTGTTTTGGTATTTTATAGTGGGCAATTTTTCCTTTGCAGTATTCCTGCAGTTCTTCAGCAGTGATGGTAAAACCTTTTCTCACTTTCACCCAGGCCATCACTTCTTCCCCGAATTTTTCACTCGGAACACCAATGATCTGAACATCAAGAATGTTGGTGTAAGTATATAAAAAATCTTCAATTTCTTTAGGTGAAATATTTTCTCCACCGCGGATGATGAGGTCTTTTATTCTTCCTGAAATGGTAATATATCCGTTTTCATCCATTACTGCCATATCTCCGGTATGCATCCAGCGGGCATTATCCAGTACTTTTTTGGTGTTTTCAGGATCATTCCAGTATTTCAGCATGACAGAATAGCCTCTTGTGCAAAGTTCACCATGTTCCCCGCGTTTCAGAGTTCTGCCATTTTCATCAATGATTTTGATCTCAAGATGGTCCTGAACAGTTCCCACAGTACTGACCTGTTTCTCCAGCGGTGTTCCTATTAAAGTCTGGGTAGATACAGGTGAAGTTTCCGTCATTCCGTAGCAGATACTCATTTCTTTAATATTCATCAGGCTCTCTACCTTTTTCATAATCTCCGGAGGACATACCGAGCCTGCCATGACCCCCGTTCTTAAGCTTGAAAAATCATACTTATTAAAATCTTTTACTGCCAGCTCAGCAATAAACATGGTAGGAACACCATACAAAGAAGTGCATTTTTCGTCAGAAACGGCTTTTAAAGTAATTTCCGGATCAAAACTGTCGTTGGGAATTACCATGCATGCTCCATGGGCTGTACAGCACATATTGCCGATAACCATACCAAAACAATGATAGAAAGGAACAGGGATACAGACACGGTCTTTTTCAGTATATTTTAATCTGATTCCGATAAAATACCCGTTGTTGAGGATATTATGATGAGAAAGTGTAACTCCTTTCGGGAAACCTGTAGTTCCGGAAGTATATTGAATGTTAACAGGATCATCAAACTGTACATGTTCTTCAAAACTGTGGAGAACTTCATCTGAAATATCCTGACCGTTATTGACAAATGCTTCCCAGTTTTCATCAAAGAATATCTCATGTTCAAGGGTAGGACATACTTCTTTGGCATATTCAACCATTTCTTTGTAGTTGCTGCTTTTAAAACTTAAAGAAGAAAAAATAAAACGAACTTCAGACTGATTAAGAACATAGGTGAGTTCATGAGTCCTGTAGGCCGGATTGATATTGACTAAAATAGTTCCTATTCTTGCAGTGGCATACTGTAAGAGGACCCATTCATAACGATTGGAAGACCAGATTCCGATTCTGTCACCTGCTTTTGCTCCCAAAAGCAGTAAAGCTTTTGCAACAGCAGTGGTTTGATTGTAAAATTCCTGGTAAGTAGCTCTGTAATTCTGATGAACACAGACTAATGCTTCCTGATGGGGGTATTTTTCGACAGTACTTTTAAGATTTGCTCCAATGGTCTGTCCTAATAATGGAATCTCAGAAGTTCCACACACATAAGATAAGGGCATAGTTTAAGATTTGGTGGGCTAAAATTAATAATTATATCCCGAAATATGCCTATGTATATTAACTTTCCTGAGAATCTATTTCTTTAAGCTGCTTTAAATTTTTATCAAGCTTTTTAATAATTGTACCATATACCAGTCTGTAATAAAGCCAGATCATGGATATGCCTAATAGAGTACTGACAACAATTCCTACTATGATGATTGTGAGATTCGAGCCGCTAGGCTGTATATTCTGAGAATTTAAAGTGTAAAATATGAACGCTGTCAATACAAACGTGAATATCAATAATAATACAATACTAATCAGAATAAAAGCATTGACTGTTGTTTTGAATTTAATGATTCTGGTGATAAGTCCCTTCAGATTTTCCTCAATCTTGATTCTTCGGTAATTCTGGTAGAATTTCAATACAAAATATGCTGTGATCAATAAACTTAAGACCTTTATCGCTAAATAAGCATGACCGAAGTTGTTTTCTACTTCCGGAGCTTCCTGGGCCCCTAATCTTTCCAGCATTTTACGGAAACTGTCTGATTCTTCTTCCGGGAAAAGGTAAAACAAGCCCAATACGGAAAAAAACAAAAACTCTACAACGCTGATCCAGAAAATATATTTGATGTAATTACGTGATTTTCTATTCAACATCTGGAGAATCTCGTTGTTGTCATATTTAGGCTGGACAGGTTGCTCCTGCCATGTTTTTTTTAAACTATCTAGATCAAATTCAGGCATATTTTTCCATCTGTTCTTTAAGGGTTTTCTTTAATCTGTTCATTTTAACACGTGCATTGACTTCAGTGATACCGAGGTTTTCTGCAATATCCTTGTAAGGCAGATCGTCAAGATACATCATGACAATGGCTCTTTCTACATTGGGAAGAGTCTTGATTACAGTATACAAAAGTGATACCTGCTGCTGTTTTTCATCATCATCTTCCACAAAATCTTTGTGGTTGACGTCTAGCTCATTTGTAGGAAGACTTTTGCTTTTTTTTCTAAAGAGGGTAATGGCTGTATTGAGCGCTACACGGTACATCCATGTGGAAATCTTTGAATTTCCTTTAAAGGAATCATAGCTTCTCCAGAGTTGTAACACGATTTCCTGGAAAAGATCCTCTTCATCTTCCAGAGAATTGGTATAAAGGCGCGATACTTTGATAATCAGTCCCTGATTATCTTTAATAAGCTGCGCAAATTCTTTTTCTCTGGAATCCATAGATATATAATGGCACGAAGATAATGATAAAGTGGTAAATTAGTAAAGATTATAGTGTAAAATTGTAAAAATGTGAAAAGGGAAAAAAATAAATTAAAAAATTAGATTTCTCGGCCAACTTAGCTTTCTCAGCTTTCTTTGCGAAATTTATGTATCTTTG of the Chryseobacterium viscerum genome contains:
- the asnS gene encoding asparagine--tRNA ligase, translating into MKKQTIKEVLKDYKKVLHHDITVYGWVRSFRANRFIALNDGSTINNLQIVVDFENFDEAIIKNISTASSLKVVGEVVESQGAGQSVEIIAKKIIVLGDNFTEELQSTILQPKKHSLEKLREQAHLRFRTNLFGAVFRVRHAVSFAVHSFFNQNQFFYINTPVITGADAEGAGEMFGVTNFDLNNMPRTEEGDIDFAQDFFGKKTNLTVSGQLEGETAAMGLGRIYTFGPTFRAENSNTTRHLAEFWMIEPEVAFNNLEDNIDLAEDFLKYVIQYVLDNCKDDLEFLDNRFAEEQKTKPEKERAKEGLIEKLQNVVAKRFKRVSYTEAIEILLNSKENKKGKFAYPVEKWGTDLQSEHERYLVEKHFESPVVLFDYPKEIKAFYMKLNDDNKTVAAMDVLFPGIGEIIGGSEREARLDVLKQKMADMHVDEHELWWYLDTRKFGSVPHAGFGLGLERLVLFVTGMTNIRDVIPFPRTPKSAEF
- a CDS encoding helix-turn-helix domain-containing protein — protein: MMKIKYLLLFLIIGNVFFQAQINNVEKNILERLTYKELEEEFYKDRSEDANSARSIANYYLKKAKFEKNTAQIAEGYVMLHFDESLPNALQYLDSLQHITKNSKENIYPARTYLLRGILYFKNDNLQSALNNYILGLKYAKEKGNNRQIAMAHINIAYLNNYIGKHEETAKVLRHYAYDADYMNEDEKNSLKLNLADAYIEISKMDSAYILIQEGLQDSRKNKNVYRYYQNLGLLGYYHLHSKNYQKAIDGLLECEKYFFTNNNGSKRNQHYTLLYLGKSYAGLQEKEKAVNFFRKIDSMVLKTNYIYPELRDVYTYLIDYYKENNAKEKQLYYVERFLKVDQVLDSRFRYISRELPRRYDTPELQQEKENITNELTKRKSLFYIVLSLLLVSHLLFINVYFKYKKSEKNYKKIAQDLIQSVNENRGSRESEIKKEILPETLPVENTEDRTSRAISEDIAQTILKELDIFESKDQFLNRGITLGSLAKKIKTNSKYLSEIINTYKGKNFATYLNDLRIDYAINRLANDRKFRSYKIPFIAEELGYNNEQAFTLAFKKRTGTPLSVYLKEIENMRVS
- a CDS encoding RNA polymerase sigma factor → MDSREKEFAQLIKDNQGLIIKVSRLYTNSLEDEEDLFQEIVLQLWRSYDSFKGNSKISTWMYRVALNTAITLFRKKSKSLPTNELDVNHKDFVEDDDEKQQQVSLLYTVIKTLPNVERAIVMMYLDDLPYKDIAENLGITEVNARVKMNRLKKTLKEQMEKYA
- the rpoN gene encoding RNA polymerase factor sigma-54, producing MLKQHLQLKLGQKLAPQQIQLMKLIQLHTLEFEEELERELEENPALEIAKEDSKEDEYSSLEDAYKDEGTESIETDFDVNEYIYDDEPSYKTASSNYSPDDEEFDNESLLTEGQSLYDYLTEQIHLVNISDEDLKIAEYLIGNLDTDGYLRREIKSIVDDLAFSQGIYTTKERVEDILENYVQKLDPSGVGARGLQECLLLQIEKKVSSDKAVSLAANILRHQFEALTNKHYNKIIQKYDIEEEDLKDALEEISKLSPKVGGNFDTQTITINQEIIPDFVIQVKDGLVIPMLNSKNAPTLRVSEEYKDILTTYSHDKNSSEHKQAALFIKQKLDAAKWYIDAINQRQNTLLQTITAIVKFQKDYFITGDEKSLKPMILKDVADITGFDISTISRVVKSKYADTPNGIVYLKDLFSDSLTNDDGEEVSTKEIKTHLQEVISKENKRKPLTDDALVVILKEQGYNIARRTIAKYREQLNIPVARLRKEL
- a CDS encoding AMP-binding protein encodes the protein MPLSYVCGTSEIPLLGQTIGANLKSTVEKYPHQEALVCVHQNYRATYQEFYNQTTAVAKALLLLGAKAGDRIGIWSSNRYEWVLLQYATARIGTILVNINPAYRTHELTYVLNQSEVRFIFSSLSFKSSNYKEMVEYAKEVCPTLEHEIFFDENWEAFVNNGQDISDEVLHSFEEHVQFDDPVNIQYTSGTTGFPKGVTLSHHNILNNGYFIGIRLKYTEKDRVCIPVPFYHCFGMVIGNMCCTAHGACMVIPNDSFDPEITLKAVSDEKCTSLYGVPTMFIAELAVKDFNKYDFSSLRTGVMAGSVCPPEIMKKVESLMNIKEMSICYGMTETSPVSTQTLIGTPLEKQVSTVGTVQDHLEIKIIDENGRTLKRGEHGELCTRGYSVMLKYWNDPENTKKVLDNARWMHTGDMAVMDENGYITISGRIKDLIIRGGENISPKEIEDFLYTYTNILDVQIIGVPSEKFGEEVMAWVKVRKGFTITAEELQEYCKGKIAHYKIPKHWKFVDEFPMTISGKIRKVEMREISMRELGLENIKQI